The following are encoded in a window of Halorarum salinum genomic DNA:
- a CDS encoding HNH endonuclease has translation MIDKCFICGEDNEHVLQQHHIVPRWLDGSDRDENLVRLCANCHQAIEKIYTRQVFLRLESKFTDRVTQLVADFVDKHITHTDRETRTRTRDVYDQFVEYCRQRDSRPIDRPSFHREFRTLTTSTVTIKENSTKTRKYYTDLRIER, from the coding sequence GTGATAGATAAATGCTTCATCTGCGGGGAAGATAACGAGCACGTTCTTCAACAGCACCATATCGTCCCACGATGGCTCGACGGCTCAGACCGAGATGAGAACCTCGTTCGACTCTGCGCAAACTGCCACCAGGCAATTGAGAAAATCTACACCAGACAAGTGTTTCTCCGCCTAGAATCGAAATTCACAGACCGTGTCACTCAGCTGGTCGCAGACTTTGTGGATAAACATATCACGCACACAGATCGGGAGACCCGAACGCGGACTAGAGACGTCTACGATCAGTTCGTCGAGTACTGCCGGCAACGAGATTCCCGTCCAATTGACCGCCCTTCGTTCCATCGGGAGTTCCGAACCCTTACTACCAGCACTGTGACCATCAAGGAAAACTCAACGAAAACCCGGAAATACTACACTGATCTCCGGATTGAGCGGTGA
- a CDS encoding antitoxin VapB family protein, with amino-acid sequence MWTGEGILGEAKNISVQEKVYDRLDEQRAPGQSFSGYIEQILNEREED; translated from the coding sequence GTGTGGACAGGTGAAGGAATCTTGGGGGAGGCGAAGAATATCTCGGTACAAGAGAAGGTCTACGACCGCTTAGATGAGCAACGAGCACCAGGTCAGAGCTTCTCCGGGTATATTGAACAAATATTGAATGAACGAGAGGAGGACTAA
- a CDS encoding phage NrS-1 polymerase family protein: protein MYSITPKTVPATLKAQHQWVCWREESRDGQDKPAKVPINPGTGTYASVADPETWTTFAAAYTTYREDDTVAGVGFVFTPDDPYVGADLDDCRDPATGKLADWTRDIVQRLDSYTEASPSGTGVHVLVRGEFPDGKCRNGDVELYDRDRYFTVTGRHLSLTPPTVNDRTEPLSELHEEYLAADTGSGERELADGGAPEDAPLADADLLEYALNASNGEKFDRLWRGDTAGYASHSEADQALCNLLAFWTGGDAHQIERLFSKSGLIRDKWRDRPNYRKRTIETAISDCPAFYDPEH from the coding sequence ATGTATTCGATCACGCCCAAGACCGTTCCTGCCACGTTGAAAGCCCAGCACCAGTGGGTGTGCTGGCGCGAAGAATCCCGGGACGGACAGGACAAACCCGCGAAGGTACCGATCAATCCGGGGACCGGCACGTATGCGAGCGTGGCCGACCCGGAGACGTGGACCACCTTCGCTGCCGCCTACACCACGTACCGGGAAGACGACACGGTGGCCGGTGTCGGGTTCGTGTTCACCCCGGACGACCCGTACGTCGGCGCTGACCTGGATGACTGCCGTGACCCGGCCACCGGGAAACTCGCGGACTGGACGCGAGATATCGTTCAGCGCCTCGACTCGTATACGGAGGCGTCACCGTCAGGGACCGGTGTCCACGTACTCGTCCGCGGGGAATTCCCTGACGGGAAGTGCCGGAACGGCGACGTTGAACTGTACGACCGGGACCGGTACTTCACCGTGACCGGGCGGCACCTGTCCTTGACACCGCCGACGGTGAACGACCGCACTGAACCACTGAGCGAACTCCACGAAGAGTACCTCGCTGCTGATACCGGGAGCGGTGAGCGCGAGCTGGCTGATGGCGGTGCCCCCGAGGATGCACCACTGGCGGATGCAGACCTGCTCGAGTACGCGTTGAACGCATCAAACGGGGAGAAGTTCGACCGGTTGTGGCGCGGTGATACCGCTGGGTACGCGAGCCATAGCGAGGCGGACCAGGCCCTGTGTAACCTGTTGGCGTTCTGGACGGGTGGTGATGCACACCAGATCGAGCGGCTATTCAGCAAAAGCGGTCTCATCAGGGACAAATGGCGTGACCGGCCGAACTACCGGAAACGAACCATCGAGACGGCGATCAGCGATTGTCCTGCCTTTTACGACCCGGAGCACTAG
- a CDS encoding helicase-related protein codes for MSDPDWSDYSDVLDNREYDVAERANALAPEAETVRIAVGYFYLGGFDLLKENLRRAERIEILIGTDTDQRTIDELERGFADDLDEYDRSEAQEGINRLYELIQEDKVDVRVYDDSRFHPKLYLFEHPAGSPDLGRAIIGSSNLSASGLRGNVELNVEKKDNNTIRYLGEWFEDIWAEASEFDKDLMSAEIEKSQFGDDLPDTSTGKGETSVAEVETISPYEATKRFIVEQFSRDVREGTLLQDISGDYEEQLTAFQQDAFRAARRPLEKYNGVVLADSVGLGKSYIGAPLVQDYTSSRDDVLVIAPKRLERMWMRDLLDADTGEFPTTAEKTFMSFNKLSRLSEKEIQRLRGVDLILVDEAHNLRNTGTQRYDKLQSIGRMGKKFVMLTATPIHNSVRDVDNLIKVFADDDDFDIELQGLSPSEIFKQYDRLSSEEDKSASTQSRLSDLEELIESIMREVIISRDRKYILENYEEITIGDRAISVPDRKPRLVTPDDPRLDELYSDIVDTVIGSDDSENSGLNIPYVSADRYDADGDEEEELIIEYQNASILMLINLLKRLESSLAAFESSVERLMERERITRHIATGDLDDAQNRSDAVEQIRDTFEDDFAKDVDFEDVAEALNRVSPSKRDEIVADIDEDLRELDRIKRQAQNALQTKEDGRTKDAKAERLRGLIDRELSDEKVLIFSQYVPTITHLFEQLTGENPAHTNVATLGQDPSNPTVGFVHGGSGYDERIVERFAPEAQEADVTLGEEIDILFATDVLGVGQNLQDARVLVNYDLHWNPMKMEQRIGRLDRITTRHDELWIYNFAPTGDLRKQLGLVEGIQEKIEDIANTFGHAAPILDTAEEQVHKTLITYERLEEGGAEFGDERLEGIGSKYDDLRNVVRSFCEENDVDIEELLETYDAVADRSEPQYFVSPGEEGYVSLAHLEHSSGRTEWRTTIFDSDRVQSTTIGGQTVFTQFPRLETDEVRVFETISSPDTTRHAIPEDDFDELKSFVSELGTPSTWQNDILSRQSGDSDVVTDIKQLCRQIADSDVDVSGEAEKIVGLLGDHEMSDWAEGQLRTIHRRRRRYGANGTIRRIHHKLTEGIELVDPETVMEAEVAIAGQLDDSTPEK; via the coding sequence ATGAGTGACCCAGACTGGAGCGACTACTCCGACGTCCTCGACAACCGCGAATATGACGTCGCCGAGCGAGCGAACGCTCTTGCGCCTGAAGCCGAGACTGTCCGCATCGCCGTCGGTTACTTCTATCTTGGTGGTTTCGACCTCCTGAAGGAGAATCTCCGAAGGGCCGAACGCATTGAGATCCTCATCGGAACCGATACCGATCAGCGTACCATCGATGAACTGGAACGTGGGTTCGCTGACGACCTAGATGAATACGACCGCTCTGAAGCCCAAGAGGGGATCAATCGGCTTTACGAGCTCATTCAGGAGGACAAGGTGGATGTGCGTGTGTACGACGACAGTCGGTTCCATCCGAAGCTCTATCTCTTCGAACATCCGGCGGGTTCCCCGGACCTCGGCCGGGCGATTATCGGCTCCTCGAACCTCTCCGCCAGCGGTCTCCGTGGGAACGTCGAACTGAACGTCGAAAAGAAGGACAACAACACGATCCGGTATCTCGGCGAGTGGTTCGAGGATATCTGGGCGGAGGCCAGCGAATTCGATAAGGACCTTATGTCTGCCGAGATAGAGAAGTCGCAGTTCGGAGACGACCTCCCAGACACCTCCACGGGAAAAGGTGAAACATCGGTCGCCGAGGTGGAAACGATTTCACCGTACGAAGCGACGAAACGGTTTATTGTCGAGCAGTTTTCCCGAGACGTCCGAGAGGGCACCCTACTTCAGGACATCTCTGGCGATTACGAAGAACAACTCACAGCGTTCCAGCAGGACGCGTTCAGGGCAGCTCGTCGTCCGCTCGAAAAATACAACGGCGTCGTACTAGCGGACAGCGTCGGTCTGGGCAAGTCATACATCGGTGCCCCTCTCGTACAGGACTACACGAGTTCCCGAGATGATGTTCTCGTCATCGCTCCCAAACGGTTGGAGCGGATGTGGATGCGGGACCTCCTTGATGCGGACACCGGCGAGTTCCCGACAACTGCTGAGAAGACGTTTATGAGTTTCAATAAACTCTCCCGTCTATCTGAAAAGGAGATCCAACGGCTCCGTGGAGTTGATCTGATTCTCGTCGACGAGGCTCACAACCTCCGAAATACTGGAACACAGCGCTACGATAAACTCCAGTCAATCGGTCGGATGGGCAAGAAGTTCGTGATGCTGACTGCAACGCCGATCCACAACTCCGTCAGAGACGTGGACAATTTGATCAAGGTGTTTGCCGACGACGATGACTTCGACATCGAGCTTCAGGGCTTGTCACCGAGCGAGATTTTTAAACAGTATGACCGCCTCTCCAGCGAGGAAGACAAATCCGCGAGCACTCAGAGTCGGCTTTCGGACTTGGAAGAACTCATTGAGTCAATTATGCGGGAGGTCATCATTTCGAGGGACCGGAAGTACATCCTCGAAAATTACGAGGAGATCACCATCGGAGACCGGGCCATTAGCGTCCCTGATCGAAAGCCGCGTCTTGTCACACCCGATGACCCTCGTCTCGACGAACTCTATAGTGACATCGTCGATACAGTCATCGGCTCAGATGACTCCGAGAACTCTGGATTGAACATCCCCTACGTTAGTGCTGATCGGTATGACGCTGACGGAGACGAAGAAGAGGAACTAATCATTGAGTACCAGAACGCGAGCATTCTGATGCTCATTAATCTCCTCAAACGTCTTGAGAGCAGCCTTGCCGCGTTCGAGAGTTCTGTTGAACGGCTTATGGAACGAGAGCGCATCACACGTCACATCGCTACTGGTGACCTGGATGATGCGCAAAACCGGAGTGACGCCGTCGAACAGATACGAGATACATTCGAGGACGATTTCGCCAAAGATGTTGACTTCGAGGACGTCGCAGAAGCCCTCAATAGAGTCAGTCCATCGAAGAGGGATGAAATCGTAGCAGACATTGATGAAGACCTTCGAGAACTGGATCGAATAAAACGGCAAGCACAGAATGCACTTCAGACCAAAGAAGATGGACGCACTAAAGACGCTAAGGCGGAACGTCTGCGTGGGTTAATTGACCGAGAGCTATCGGACGAGAAGGTTCTCATATTCAGCCAGTACGTACCCACGATTACGCACCTCTTTGAGCAACTAACTGGGGAGAATCCTGCACACACGAACGTTGCTACACTTGGTCAAGATCCGAGTAATCCTACCGTCGGATTTGTCCACGGGGGAAGTGGGTACGATGAGAGAATTGTTGAGCGATTTGCTCCAGAAGCTCAAGAGGCCGATGTGACCCTCGGCGAAGAGATTGACATCCTGTTTGCGACCGACGTATTAGGAGTCGGACAGAATCTCCAAGATGCACGAGTCCTCGTGAACTACGATCTCCACTGGAACCCGATGAAGATGGAGCAGAGAATTGGGCGTCTTGACCGCATCACCACGCGGCATGATGAACTGTGGATCTACAACTTTGCTCCGACAGGTGACCTACGGAAGCAGCTCGGGCTCGTCGAGGGGATTCAAGAGAAAATCGAAGATATCGCCAACACGTTCGGTCATGCCGCTCCCATCCTGGATACTGCTGAAGAGCAAGTACACAAAACGCTCATCACCTACGAGCGACTGGAAGAAGGCGGTGCAGAGTTTGGGGACGAACGGTTGGAGGGTATTGGGTCGAAGTACGACGATCTCAGAAATGTCGTTCGATCGTTCTGTGAGGAGAATGATGTCGATATCGAGGAGCTTCTGGAAACCTACGATGCCGTCGCAGACAGGTCGGAACCACAGTATTTCGTCTCTCCTGGCGAAGAAGGATACGTCTCACTCGCCCACTTAGAACATAGTAGTGGACGCACTGAATGGCGGACCACCATCTTCGATTCGGATCGAGTACAAAGCACCACAATCGGAGGGCAAACGGTCTTCACCCAATTCCCACGGTTAGAGACTGATGAAGTTCGAGTGTTCGAAACCATCTCCTCCCCCGATACCACTCGCCACGCGATTCCTGAGGACGATTTTGATGAGTTGAAGTCTTTCGTGAGTGAGTTGGGCACGCCGAGTACGTGGCAAAACGACATTCTTAGTCGGCAGAGTGGAGATAGTGACGTTGTTACCGACATTAAACAACTATGTCGACAGATTGCGGACAGCGACGTGGATGTGAGCGGAGAAGCAGAAAAGATTGTTGGCCTGCTGGGTGATCACGAGATGAGCGACTGGGCAGAGGGCCAGTTGCGCACAATACATCGGAGACGTCGTAGATATGGGGCTAACGGTACGATTCGAAGGATACACCACAAACTCACAGAGGGGATTGAGTTAGTCGATCCGGAGACCGTTATGGAAGCAGAAGTTGCGATTGCAGGGCAATTGGACGATAGCACACCGGAGAAATAA
- a CDS encoding tyrosine-type recombinase/integrase codes for MSLEPITPDHALDLYLTDKANELAEASLRGHQYRLGHFVRWCNDIAAIDNLNTMTGRKLHEYRLWRREDGDLNKVSEKTQMDTLRVFIRWLESIDGVEQDLSEKVLSPSVTPDENTRHEMIDSDRATQVLAHLEKYEYANLPHIAIALMWHTMMRIGGVHALDVDDYHPDDQYLEVRHRPDTGTPIKNKGDGERLVAVSDQVAELLDDWLTQKRPDVTDEYDRTPLLATRQGRANKTTLRAYVYRWTRPCVTDNPCPHDRNPDDCDGMHRDFAYRCPSSVSPHAIRRGSITHNLNSDVPAQAVSDRANVSQRVIDQHYDRRTERDKMEQRRAYLDNL; via the coding sequence ATGAGTCTCGAACCCATCACCCCAGACCACGCGCTCGACCTCTACCTCACCGACAAAGCCAACGAGCTTGCGGAGGCCTCCCTCCGCGGCCACCAGTACCGGCTCGGCCACTTCGTCCGCTGGTGCAACGACATCGCAGCCATCGACAACCTCAACACGATGACCGGCCGCAAGCTGCACGAATACCGGCTCTGGCGCCGTGAAGACGGTGACCTGAACAAAGTCAGCGAGAAAACCCAGATGGACACCCTCCGCGTGTTCATCCGGTGGCTAGAATCCATCGATGGCGTCGAACAGGACCTGAGCGAAAAAGTGCTGTCCCCGTCGGTCACCCCCGACGAGAACACCCGGCACGAGATGATCGACAGCGACCGCGCCACACAGGTCCTCGCCCACCTCGAAAAGTACGAGTACGCAAATCTCCCGCACATCGCCATCGCCCTGATGTGGCACACGATGATGCGGATCGGTGGCGTCCACGCCCTCGACGTCGACGACTACCACCCAGACGACCAGTACCTCGAAGTCCGGCACCGGCCAGACACTGGAACCCCCATCAAGAACAAGGGAGACGGCGAACGCCTGGTAGCGGTCTCCGACCAAGTGGCCGAACTGCTTGATGACTGGCTCACCCAGAAACGGCCCGATGTCACCGACGAGTACGACCGGACCCCCTTACTGGCCACCCGGCAAGGCCGCGCCAACAAGACCACGCTCCGTGCCTACGTGTACCGCTGGACCCGGCCCTGTGTCACCGACAATCCCTGCCCCCATGACCGCAACCCAGACGACTGCGACGGGATGCACCGCGATTTCGCCTACCGCTGCCCCTCCAGCGTGAGTCCCCACGCCATCCGCCGCGGCTCCATCACGCACAACCTCAACAGCGACGTGCCAGCTCAAGCGGTCAGCGACCGGGCGAACGTCAGCCAGCGCGTGATCGACCAGCACTACGACCGGCGCACCGAACGCGACAAGATGGAACAACGACGGGCGTACCTGGACAACCTCTGA
- a CDS encoding HesA/MoeB/ThiF family protein, protein MTGAGSTHTPDARFDRTIRALGQSGVNRLATTHLAVVGCGGLGSIMAEEFTRYGIGQLTLIDPDVVEESNLPRLFGAFPADVGRPKVEVVRDHLARIDENVRATTVQDRVENATPALREVDLIVAGLDRVSTRQWLNAYAVQHRTPYVDAGVIITTSGTEETETGTAPHIETMDGYIQVVLPGHSACFACLNRGDPERARIERLTEEEREEELARGYIDETQLSPEPAVVPLNGVVASKTVQLVAKLVTGYAEPPDYLHFEGVSNDLTTLSTTPRPDCPLCNPGTDQDLDLEADFDLTPAENDPDPETDQ, encoded by the coding sequence ATGACCGGGGCCGGCTCCACCCACACGCCGGACGCGCGGTTTGACCGGACGATCCGCGCCCTCGGCCAATCCGGCGTGAACCGGCTTGCCACCACGCACCTCGCGGTCGTTGGCTGCGGCGGTCTGGGCTCCATCATGGCCGAGGAATTCACCCGGTACGGTATCGGCCAGCTCACACTCATCGATCCTGATGTGGTGGAGGAATCGAACCTGCCGCGGCTGTTCGGAGCGTTTCCTGCGGATGTCGGCCGCCCCAAAGTCGAGGTGGTTCGCGACCACCTCGCCCGTATCGATGAGAACGTCCGGGCGACCACGGTACAGGATCGGGTTGAGAACGCTACTCCAGCACTCCGGGAGGTTGACCTGATCGTCGCTGGCCTTGACCGCGTGTCCACACGCCAGTGGCTGAACGCGTACGCGGTCCAGCACCGCACCCCGTACGTCGATGCCGGGGTTATCATCACTACCAGCGGCACCGAGGAGACCGAGACAGGAACAGCACCGCACATCGAGACGATGGACGGCTACATCCAGGTGGTACTGCCCGGCCACTCCGCCTGCTTCGCGTGTCTGAACCGCGGAGATCCGGAACGCGCCCGGATCGAACGCCTCACCGAGGAGGAACGCGAGGAGGAACTCGCCCGCGGCTACATCGACGAAACACAGCTGTCCCCGGAACCTGCGGTCGTCCCGTTGAACGGGGTTGTTGCCTCGAAAACGGTGCAGCTCGTGGCCAAGCTCGTGACCGGGTACGCCGAGCCACCGGACTACCTGCATTTCGAAGGCGTCAGCAACGACCTCACCACGCTGTCCACCACGCCACGGCCGGACTGTCCGCTCTGCAACCCCGGCACTGACCAGGACCTCGATCTCGAGGCGGACTTCGATCTCACCCCCGCCGAGAACGACCCAGACCCGGAGACAGACCAATGA
- a CDS encoding OB-fold nucleic acid binding domain-containing protein codes for MTIVAIEESAETAAVSPKEPAPQEVREYILDNTDLTADTLTGARNEVQAEISFLSDVAAYYLIAQRHGLDPAEFFQTKKQAYALKVGNLRPEMRSADLTATVKQITPINEFERDDGSDGKVCNIIVGDQTGKAVVTLWDEDTAYASEFESGDKLRIEDGYTKMASDFCQSRFGCEVELRLGNDGTLLKQTGTGDEWVPVTG; via the coding sequence ATGACTATCGTTGCAATCGAGGAATCTGCCGAGACGGCCGCCGTGTCGCCAAAGGAACCAGCACCGCAGGAGGTTCGCGAATACATCTTGGACAACACCGACCTGACCGCAGATACCCTCACCGGTGCCCGGAATGAGGTGCAGGCCGAGATCTCGTTCCTCTCGGACGTGGCCGCATACTATCTCATCGCCCAGCGCCACGGCTTGGATCCGGCCGAATTCTTCCAGACCAAGAAGCAGGCGTACGCACTGAAGGTCGGCAACCTCCGGCCGGAGATGCGGTCCGCCGATCTCACTGCAACGGTGAAACAGATCACCCCGATCAACGAGTTCGAACGCGACGATGGCAGCGACGGGAAAGTCTGCAACATCATCGTCGGCGATCAGACCGGGAAAGCGGTGGTCACACTGTGGGATGAGGATACGGCCTATGCCAGCGAGTTCGAGTCGGGCGATAAGCTCCGCATCGAGGACGGGTATACGAAGATGGCCTCCGATTTCTGCCAGAGCCGGTTCGGCTGCGAGGTAGAGTTACGTCTCGGGAACGATGGAACCTTACTGAAACAGACCGGGACCGGCGATGAATGGGTTCCAGTCACAGGGTGA
- a CDS encoding minichromosome maintenance protein MCM, translating into MTDNNLTEKQKTLISCVERLNTPSTSDLEDDDEASDLYSSHNSLLNALSNLAEDDYLNCDRGNPNTWSLKEKGRRILRAIQQRQQRQTDDIADFNAVEEFADFFKQAASDELARAEANESHIFLDLDKLGRFNSELEQQVLTNPKEMIEDCQEALTTYCGLDATSQLEVRIKNVPDIYHKTISDLSSYDLEQLVTIKGVIQSVTAPMLEVTWAEFQCVKCDNVYPRKQTGSKVKKPYKCGQCSGKEFRETDREYTTVRFLHVKEQPGQKMRSKIVVAVRGNLAIDERQNLQATGSGINITGYLEPYKARKTADAFKVRLLANHVEIDDDKWENVEITPDDHDAIQAIADAENTKDIVVRNLARDAVKNQHLVKEAIAVWLLGKTAEGNIHTLIFGDPGTGKSAIGNYLNSHMPRVVKSVATGASGVGLTASVSKDSLTGEWIAEAGAMAMADGGFHITDEIDKLSDSEDISNMNEALSDQSITLDKASIHTEISADVSELAIGNPKGSTLVQQEPAYTQQPIDDSKSDLKDRFDIFLCVKKNDLSVDEQKQKEREVVRHMIRRNQKLDVSVPDAENGDDEVMRVDEELLIKYFAYAQQVQPQLTEEAAELMEDLFFGVQNPETDGEFWGRRQVMSLKKVAIAFARMNLSEHVEVEHVSEASDFLRRTYESMDFNIGKDSLEKMSSADMQKRETVKNAVSLLEQQNGDEPVDIEDVLEEVSLSEEETERVINDLKSEGELFEPANGKIKHL; encoded by the coding sequence GTGACGGACAATAATCTAACCGAAAAGCAGAAAACCCTTATTTCGTGTGTAGAACGGTTGAACACTCCATCAACATCCGACCTCGAAGACGATGACGAAGCCAGCGACCTCTACAGCAGCCACAATTCACTGCTCAACGCACTCTCAAACCTTGCTGAAGACGACTACCTCAACTGCGACCGAGGCAACCCCAACACCTGGAGCCTGAAAGAAAAAGGCCGCCGCATCCTGCGGGCGATCCAGCAACGCCAACAACGCCAAACAGACGATATCGCCGACTTCAACGCCGTCGAAGAGTTCGCGGACTTCTTCAAGCAAGCCGCATCCGACGAACTCGCCCGCGCAGAAGCGAACGAATCACACATCTTTCTGGATCTCGATAAACTCGGCCGGTTCAACTCCGAACTTGAACAGCAGGTCCTCACCAACCCCAAGGAGATGATCGAGGACTGCCAAGAGGCACTCACAACCTACTGTGGGCTGGATGCAACCAGCCAACTCGAGGTCCGCATCAAGAACGTTCCCGACATCTACCACAAGACCATCTCTGATCTGTCCTCCTATGACCTCGAGCAGCTCGTCACCATCAAAGGAGTCATCCAATCGGTGACCGCGCCTATGCTGGAAGTGACCTGGGCAGAATTCCAGTGCGTCAAATGCGATAATGTCTACCCGCGAAAACAGACCGGAAGCAAAGTCAAGAAACCGTATAAGTGCGGGCAGTGCAGTGGAAAGGAGTTTCGCGAGACCGATCGCGAATACACGACAGTCCGCTTCCTCCACGTCAAAGAACAACCCGGGCAGAAAATGCGGTCAAAAATTGTGGTCGCTGTCCGCGGCAATCTTGCGATCGACGAACGGCAGAACCTCCAAGCAACCGGCTCAGGCATCAATATCACCGGGTATCTGGAACCGTACAAAGCCCGGAAAACAGCGGATGCCTTCAAGGTCCGACTCCTCGCGAACCATGTCGAGATTGATGACGACAAATGGGAGAACGTGGAGATCACTCCCGACGACCACGACGCAATTCAGGCCATCGCTGACGCAGAAAATACGAAGGATATCGTGGTCCGGAACCTGGCGCGTGATGCGGTCAAAAACCAGCATCTTGTGAAAGAAGCCATCGCGGTCTGGCTCCTCGGGAAAACAGCAGAAGGAAACATTCACACCCTGATTTTCGGCGACCCGGGAACCGGAAAATCAGCGATCGGGAACTATCTGAACTCGCATATGCCACGGGTCGTCAAGTCGGTCGCGACCGGTGCCTCCGGTGTCGGCCTTACCGCATCGGTCTCAAAGGATTCATTGACCGGAGAATGGATTGCAGAAGCCGGTGCAATGGCGATGGCTGACGGGGGATTCCATATCACGGATGAAATCGACAAGCTCTCCGATTCTGAGGATATCTCGAATATGAACGAGGCACTCTCAGACCAGTCGATCACGCTGGATAAGGCCAGTATCCACACCGAGATTAGTGCCGATGTCTCCGAGCTGGCGATCGGGAACCCGAAAGGGTCCACCCTCGTTCAACAGGAACCGGCCTACACTCAGCAACCCATCGATGATTCGAAAAGTGATCTGAAAGACCGGTTCGATATCTTCCTGTGCGTCAAGAAGAACGATCTCAGTGTTGACGAGCAGAAGCAAAAGGAACGAGAGGTTGTCCGGCATATGATCCGCCGCAACCAAAAACTCGATGTGTCTGTTCCGGATGCTGAGAACGGTGATGATGAGGTGATGCGCGTCGATGAGGAGCTGCTGATCAAGTATTTCGCGTACGCACAGCAAGTGCAGCCGCAGTTGACTGAAGAGGCGGCCGAGTTAATGGAGGACCTGTTTTTCGGTGTCCAGAACCCTGAGACCGACGGTGAGTTCTGGGGTCGTCGGCAGGTGATGTCGCTGAAGAAGGTGGCTATCGCGTTCGCTCGGATGAATCTCTCGGAGCACGTTGAGGTTGAACACGTGAGCGAGGCCAGCGATTTCCTGCGCCGGACCTACGAGTCGATGGATTTCAACATCGGGAAGGACAGTTTAGAGAAGATGTCGAGTGCGGATATGCAAAAGCGGGAGACGGTGAAGAACGCTGTTTCGCTGCTGGAGCAGCAGAATGGGGACGAGCCTGTGGATATCGAGGATGTGCTCGAGGAGGTCTCGTTGAGCGAGGAGGAAACGGAGCGAGTGATTAACGATCTGAAGAGTGAGGGTGAGTTGTTTGAACCTGCCAATGGGAAGATAAAGCACCTCTAA
- a CDS encoding tyrosine-type recombinase/integrase, translated as MADRPDDVELVKQRLSENPSEEFLEQIASTVVDEIAESFPEFVLKSRPMTEVLAEFREHKLEAVETTSHYTRKLDYLETYLQTAGITTTQDLTSEDVERYRSWRKYESLSRAKPLANNTLRDDMYLFREFIRYLIEHRMAPVRFEHCVEIPRVDRDRGEGVDEKQLVPEVAQAALAYLRTFRYATVEHVTMELMCQAGPRKSGLRALDVGDFNRQTGVLTFRHREGTPLKNNEQSEREITLYGQTPGIIRDHLAHVRPPVRDALGREPLLTKGDGRISPSMLQKIAYMWTRPCVVGLECPHDRDPDECEAAQANDAAFRCPSSRAPHHVRTGYITDQRNRGVSSDAIQQRCDVSPRVQALHYDLPDSTEERERFEDEFRAVGDDPESGYAQ; from the coding sequence ATGGCTGACCGCCCTGACGATGTTGAGCTTGTCAAACAACGCCTCTCAGAGAACCCGTCAGAGGAGTTTCTGGAGCAGATCGCCTCCACGGTCGTAGACGAGATCGCTGAGTCCTTCCCCGAGTTCGTCCTGAAGTCCCGGCCGATGACCGAGGTCCTCGCAGAGTTTCGTGAGCACAAACTGGAGGCCGTGGAAACGACCAGCCACTACACCCGGAAGCTCGACTACCTCGAGACGTATCTGCAGACGGCAGGGATCACAACGACGCAGGACCTCACCAGTGAGGACGTGGAACGGTACCGGTCCTGGCGGAAGTATGAGTCGTTGTCCCGGGCCAAACCGTTGGCGAACAACACGTTGCGCGATGATATGTACCTCTTCCGGGAGTTTATCCGGTACCTGATCGAGCACCGGATGGCGCCAGTCCGGTTCGAACACTGCGTGGAGATTCCACGGGTGGACCGTGACCGAGGGGAGGGAGTCGACGAGAAGCAGCTGGTGCCCGAGGTAGCGCAGGCGGCGTTAGCCTACCTGCGGACGTTCCGTTACGCGACTGTGGAGCACGTGACCATGGAGTTGATGTGCCAGGCCGGGCCGCGGAAAAGCGGGCTTCGGGCGCTTGATGTGGGTGATTTCAACCGGCAGACCGGTGTCCTCACGTTCCGGCACCGGGAGGGAACGCCGCTGAAGAATAACGAGCAAAGCGAGCGCGAGATCACCCTCTACGGCCAGACACCGGGGATTATCCGGGATCATCTGGCGCATGTGCGGCCGCCAGTGCGTGATGCGCTGGGGCGGGAGCCATTGTTGACGAAGGGTGATGGCCGGATCAGCCCGTCGATGCTACAGAAGATTGCGTATATGTGGACGCGTCCGTGTGTGGTTGGGCTCGAGTGTCCGCATGACCGGGATCCGGACGAGTGTGAGGCGGCGCAGGCGAATGATGCGGCGTTCCGGTGTCCGAGCAGTCGGGCACCGCACCATGTCCGCACCGGGTATATCACGGATCAGCGGAACCGGGGGGTGTCCTCGGATGCGATTCAACAGCGGTGTGATGTGTCCCCGCGGGTGCAGGCCCTCCATTACGACTTACCGGATTCGACCGAGGAGCGGGAGCGGTTCGAGGACGAGTTCCGGGCGGTTGGGGACGACCCGGAGTCCGGGTACGCCCAGTGA